One genomic segment of Prochlorococcus marinus str. MIT 0919 includes these proteins:
- a CDS encoding ATP-binding cassette domain-containing protein, producing the protein MNKYWLEIKNLDLEFNNKTIIKNLDLKLDYNQNTAILGPNGSGKSTLIRAITKLKYPLYKKSSEIKVCGSTNLNIWDFRNKINFLLTDIQDRIKENCLAKDVILSGFQGTFGLINPELITSDHIYTLNNIIETHQLEISDKYFRELSDGLKRRVLLARSIINSPDILILDEPTSFLDLKSFFQIILMLNKISRSGISLLYTTNSIGCILNVTHRVILLKKGVIIADDKPEKVITSDILSHLYDYNLEVSKINGFWHATPVNT; encoded by the coding sequence ATGAATAAGTATTGGCTAGAGATAAAGAACCTTGATTTAGAGTTTAACAACAAGACTATAATTAAAAATTTAGATTTAAAACTAGATTACAATCAGAATACTGCAATATTAGGCCCCAATGGTTCAGGAAAAAGCACATTAATAAGGGCAATTACAAAACTAAAGTATCCATTATATAAGAAAAGTTCCGAGATCAAAGTATGTGGTTCGACTAATTTGAATATCTGGGATTTCAGAAACAAAATTAATTTTTTGTTAACTGATATTCAGGATCGGATAAAAGAGAATTGTTTAGCGAAGGACGTAATACTTTCTGGTTTTCAAGGCACTTTTGGACTTATTAATCCCGAACTGATAACATCTGATCATATATATACCTTAAATAATATTATAGAGACTCACCAATTGGAAATATCTGACAAATATTTTCGAGAACTATCCGATGGTTTAAAAAGGAGAGTATTACTAGCTAGATCAATAATAAATTCTCCAGATATACTTATTTTAGATGAGCCCACATCATTCTTGGATTTAAAATCTTTTTTTCAAATAATACTAATGCTAAATAAAATCTCTAGAAGTGGAATTTCCCTCTTATACACCACTAATTCTATTGGCTGCATATTAAATGTCACACATAGAGTTATTCTTTTAAAAAAAGGAGTTATAATTGCCGACGATAAACCAGAAAAAGTGATAACATCAGACATTCTTAGTCATCTCTATGATTATAATTTAGAAGTATCCAAAATCAATGGATTCTGGCATGCAACACCTGTTAATACCTAA
- a CDS encoding ABC transporter ATP-binding protein, with protein sequence MPDIHLGIDNVSHKYGQSANTEHVIRSINLSLMRGELLGLLGPSGCGKTTLLRIIAGFERPLEGSVTLNNSIISSSTYVLPPEQRDIGMVFQDYALFPHLNVWKNVCFGLKHRKDTPRASWLLELVGLEHLRNKFPHQLSGGQRQRLALARALAPGTSLLVLDEPFCSLDVEVRHTLRNVLSNVLKSCSATAILVTHDPQEALGICDRVAVMKDGTLHQCSSPSEMLSKPATPFIGKFVFQNNIIPIDFVNSSISTPYGTVIVKPHLLVDTPRFLMFDEMSLEIVPNNTGLGLVESKEFRGSYWIARVKVNNEILRVWLSLDTDIKIGEHCDINFVSGKYSFLYPGCISCILKSNA encoded by the coding sequence GTGCCCGATATTCATCTAGGTATAGATAATGTAAGCCATAAGTATGGTCAGTCCGCTAATACTGAGCACGTAATTAGATCAATTAACCTCTCTTTGATGAGGGGTGAACTTCTAGGCTTGTTAGGTCCTTCTGGTTGTGGCAAAACCACTTTGTTGAGAATAATTGCTGGTTTTGAAAGACCACTCGAAGGATCTGTCACTTTAAACAATTCAATTATTTCATCTAGTACTTACGTTCTTCCACCTGAACAACGTGATATTGGAATGGTGTTTCAGGATTATGCTTTATTTCCCCATTTAAATGTTTGGAAAAACGTATGTTTTGGTTTAAAGCATAGAAAAGATACCCCACGAGCTTCTTGGCTTTTGGAACTTGTAGGTTTAGAACATTTAAGAAATAAGTTTCCTCATCAGCTTTCTGGTGGCCAACGTCAACGTTTGGCTTTAGCCAGAGCATTGGCACCTGGTACTTCCTTACTAGTTTTAGATGAGCCTTTCTGCAGTCTTGATGTTGAAGTAAGGCATACCTTACGGAATGTATTGTCCAACGTCCTAAAGTCTTGCTCTGCCACAGCAATTCTTGTTACTCACGATCCGCAGGAAGCATTAGGTATTTGTGATCGTGTTGCTGTCATGAAGGATGGAACTTTGCACCAATGTTCTTCTCCCTCCGAAATGCTTTCTAAGCCAGCTACTCCTTTTATAGGGAAATTTGTTTTCCAAAATAATATTATTCCTATTGATTTTGTAAATTCATCAATTTCTACACCATATGGAACAGTTATTGTTAAACCTCATCTGCTTGTTGATACGCCAAGGTTTCTAATGTTTGACGAAATGTCATTAGAAATAGTTCCCAATAACACTGGTTTAGGACTTGTTGAAAGTAAGGAATTTCGTGGATCCTATTGGATAGCTAGAGTTAAGGTAAATAATGAAATTCTAAGAGTTTGGCTTTCTCTAGATACTGATATCAAAATAGGAGAGCATTGTGATATAAATTTTGTTTCTGGAAAATATAGCTTTTTATATCCTGGCTGTATTTCTTGTATTTTGAAATCTAATGCTTGA
- a CDS encoding AhpC/TSA family protein, with the protein MNNLSGTAIKEIIGGFFPESISSKLNLYILLGVFGDFDSIEYAQSLVPFLDAIDRAGIDMLVVGIGDEKAKASFSEYTLFPKSRLRNVSQADIHDKLGLEKGLKFTRYPFLNLLLMCTGIKSPGTIREVIRGYTGDDNANKLFRDDDIISFSKLIEFKAKNFKLISKKSTLRPFELSSLRLMNMIEVLSNWSDYIPNITDITQRGATFLIGEKDEILYSYKSKALLDFSERMQRPLFFLDNILNN; encoded by the coding sequence TTGAACAATTTATCTGGTACTGCAATTAAAGAAATCATTGGCGGATTTTTTCCAGAAAGTATTTCCTCGAAATTAAACCTATATATTCTTTTAGGTGTTTTTGGAGATTTTGATAGCATTGAGTATGCGCAATCATTAGTACCCTTTCTTGATGCAATAGATAGAGCAGGGATAGACATGTTAGTAGTAGGTATAGGTGATGAAAAAGCAAAAGCCAGTTTTTCGGAATATACTTTATTTCCCAAATCTAGACTCAGGAATGTTAGCCAAGCCGATATTCATGACAAGCTCGGCCTAGAAAAAGGATTGAAATTTACTCGCTATCCTTTTTTAAATTTGCTTTTAATGTGTACTGGTATTAAATCACCTGGAACAATTCGTGAAGTAATAAGAGGTTACACTGGAGACGATAATGCTAATAAACTTTTTAGGGATGATGACATTATAAGCTTTAGCAAATTAATTGAATTTAAGGCAAAAAATTTTAAGCTGATTAGCAAAAAGTCAACTCTTAGGCCCTTTGAGCTTTCATCATTACGTCTAATGAATATGATTGAAGTTCTGAGCAATTGGTCAGACTATATACCTAATATTACTGATATTACTCAAAGAGGAGCCACCTTCCTGATAGGAGAAAAAGATGAGATTTTATATTCATATAAATCTAAGGCACTTTTAGACTTCTCTGAAAGAATGCAAAGACCATTATTTTTTCTTGATAACATATTAAATAATTAA
- a CDS encoding Rieske 2Fe-2S domain-containing protein: MSEEGVAQFKKVNIGTQKSIDKTLSGSNNQKRLEVNSSKPNNQLKNGLLGWYAVCTTTQLKDGNKPYFFTMYNEPLIIYRDKESNLRCVKDLCPHRGASFIDGEVVNGELVCPYHGARFSSNGECTNLSRITCNHIVDENYDNYASKIHLYQYICKEVSNYIYIYYTGRAKTNLSEFDVKDSLESRLIDSYGFKENDYAYEEVSVDFKCDWARIIENHLDILHLFWVHGDTIPDNDVNREVITSFNQEITKEKDQIESKYKYKDKQKGEFIRIKFLPPGRIVIYKGEPKDSRYIQVLDHIPLSKNQSRVIVRHYRKFMKNKVLTNILLFRQLQHRVFYKVFSEDYMILRTQTYNNQMGYVEKDNVKLLGEDKMVQYYWDWFKNSTAIDQPWQLHPTNADTNTVFQDISMLYPPANTKLDKQNKIDIYANLLLRLLIPIGLIILIL; the protein is encoded by the coding sequence ATGAGCGAAGAAGGTGTAGCACAATTTAAAAAGGTCAACATTGGAACACAAAAATCCATAGATAAAACTCTATCGGGATCAAATAATCAGAAAAGGTTAGAAGTTAACTCATCAAAGCCAAATAATCAATTAAAGAATGGACTATTAGGCTGGTATGCCGTTTGTACTACAACGCAATTAAAAGACGGAAATAAACCTTATTTTTTTACTATGTATAATGAGCCCTTAATTATATATAGAGATAAAGAAAGTAATCTTAGATGCGTAAAGGATCTATGTCCTCACAGAGGCGCCTCATTTATCGATGGTGAGGTAGTTAATGGAGAACTAGTCTGTCCATATCATGGAGCACGCTTTTCGTCCAACGGTGAATGTACCAATCTAAGCAGAATAACTTGTAATCATATTGTAGACGAAAATTATGATAACTACGCTTCAAAGATTCACTTATATCAATATATATGCAAGGAGGTAAGCAACTATATCTATATATATTATACAGGAAGAGCTAAGACAAATTTAAGCGAGTTTGATGTAAAAGATAGTTTAGAATCCCGTTTAATAGATTCTTATGGATTTAAAGAGAATGATTATGCTTATGAAGAGGTAAGTGTCGACTTTAAATGTGATTGGGCGAGGATTATCGAAAATCATCTTGATATCCTGCATTTATTTTGGGTTCATGGAGATACAATTCCAGATAATGATGTAAATAGGGAAGTTATTACAAGTTTCAATCAAGAAATCACCAAAGAGAAAGATCAGATTGAAAGTAAATATAAGTATAAGGATAAACAAAAAGGTGAATTTATTAGAATAAAATTTCTACCTCCTGGAAGAATAGTCATTTATAAGGGAGAACCTAAGGATTCTAGGTATATACAAGTCTTAGATCATATCCCACTTTCAAAGAATCAATCCAGAGTCATAGTAAGACATTATCGTAAGTTTATGAAAAATAAAGTGCTTACTAACATATTACTCTTTAGGCAACTTCAACACAGAGTATTTTATAAAGTATTTTCAGAGGATTATATGATTTTAAGAACTCAGACCTATAATAATCAGATGGGTTATGTAGAAAAAGATAATGTTAAATTGTTAGGTGAAGATAAAATGGTTCAATACTATTGGGATTGGTTCAAAAATTCAACGGCTATAGATCAACCCTGGCAATTACATCCAACAAACGCAGATACTAATACTGTGTTTCAGGACATATCAATGTTGTATCCACCAGCGAACACAAAGCTAGATAAACAAAACAAAATAGATATATATGCAAATCTTCTTCTAAGGTTACTAATACCGATAGGTCTTATTATATTAATTCTTTAA
- a CDS encoding chlorophyll a/b binding light-harvesting protein, giving the protein MQTYGNPNVTYAWYAGNSGTTNRSGKFIAAHAAHAGLMMFWAGAFTLFELARYDSSIPMGNQHLICLPHIAGLGIGGVSNGVITEPYGCTVVAVLHLIFSGVLGAGGLLHSMRYEGDLGSYPEGSRAKKFDFEWDDPDRLTFILGHHLIFLGLGNIQFVEWARIHGIYDSTQGVTRTVNYNLDLGMIWNHQADFLSISSLEDVMGGHAFLAFFLIIGGAFHIATKQYGQYTEFKGKGLLSAESVLSYSLAGVAYMAFVAAFWCSTNTTIYPTDLYGEVLKLQFEFAPYFADTATDLPATMHTSRAWLANVHFFLGFFYLQGHLWHALRGMGFDFRRVGKAFDNMEDAKITAG; this is encoded by the coding sequence GTGCAGACCTACGGGAACCCTAACGTTACCTATGCATGGTATGCAGGCAACTCAGGGACAACAAACCGTTCAGGAAAATTCATAGCCGCTCATGCTGCTCATGCAGGCTTAATGATGTTCTGGGCTGGAGCCTTCACTCTTTTTGAGCTAGCTCGTTACGACTCATCTATACCGATGGGTAATCAACATTTAATTTGCCTACCTCACATAGCTGGTCTAGGTATTGGAGGTGTTTCAAATGGAGTCATCACAGAACCCTATGGCTGTACAGTCGTAGCTGTTTTGCATCTTATTTTTTCTGGTGTTCTAGGTGCTGGTGGCCTATTGCATTCAATGAGATATGAAGGTGATCTAGGAAGTTATCCAGAAGGATCAAGAGCCAAAAAGTTCGATTTTGAATGGGATGACCCAGACAGGTTGACCTTTATTCTTGGCCATCATTTAATATTTCTTGGGCTTGGTAACATTCAATTTGTTGAATGGGCAAGAATCCACGGAATTTATGATTCCACTCAGGGTGTTACCAGAACTGTTAACTACAATCTTGACCTTGGAATGATTTGGAATCACCAAGCAGACTTCCTTTCTATTAGCAGTTTGGAAGATGTAATGGGTGGTCATGCCTTCTTGGCATTCTTCCTGATCATTGGAGGCGCATTCCATATAGCTACTAAGCAATATGGTCAATACACTGAATTTAAAGGTAAAGGACTGTTATCTGCCGAATCGGTTCTCTCGTATTCACTAGCGGGAGTAGCTTATATGGCATTTGTAGCAGCATTTTGGTGTTCAACAAATACCACTATTTACCCAACTGATCTTTATGGCGAAGTCCTTAAATTACAGTTCGAATTCGCACCTTATTTTGCTGACACAGCAACAGACCTACCGGCCACTATGCATACATCTCGTGCATGGTTAGCTAATGTTCATTTCTTCCTTGGTTTCTTTTACCTGCAAGGCCATTTATGGCACGCTCTAAGAGGAATGGGATTTGACTTTAGACGAGTCGGAAAGGCTTTTGACAATATGGAAGACGCGAAAATTACTGCCGGTTAG
- a CDS encoding ferritin produces MNDIATKTLSINSGPSGRAMAQPMETSLVEALYQHLSMERNASAQYFAISLWFAEREFRGFSHFFKHEGLAEHEHASNFANYLIARGQSVQLNEVIAPIQKWNSIYDVISHAFQMEAEVTTSLHQIYSMSERALDTRTNVFLDPIIDSQTNSEDEFAYILGKVKFADEQPSAILIIDNELANKK; encoded by the coding sequence ATGAATGACATAGCAACCAAAACTCTTTCAATAAACTCAGGGCCTTCTGGAAGAGCTATGGCTCAACCAATGGAAACTTCATTAGTTGAAGCCCTATATCAACATTTAAGTATGGAGCGTAACGCTAGTGCGCAGTACTTTGCTATTTCTCTATGGTTCGCTGAAAGAGAATTCCGAGGTTTTTCTCACTTCTTTAAGCATGAAGGTTTAGCAGAACATGAACATGCTTCTAATTTTGCTAATTATTTAATAGCCAGAGGCCAATCAGTACAACTTAATGAGGTGATTGCTCCTATTCAGAAGTGGAATTCTATATATGACGTTATAAGTCATGCTTTTCAGATGGAAGCAGAAGTAACTACTTCACTGCACCAGATATATTCAATGTCAGAAAGAGCTTTAGATACCCGAACTAATGTTTTCCTTGACCCAATAATAGATAGTCAAACAAATTCCGAGGATGAATTTGCTTATATCTTAGGTAAAGTCAAATTTGCAGATGAACAACCATCTGCCATTTTGATTATTGACAATGAGTTGGCTAATAAAAAATAA
- a CDS encoding helix-turn-helix domain-containing protein, protein MNYRFLPDGPVPKVRMTPGQTVLIDPSARSEGSCLEVLDGIARVYCPCEETEGMTLAFLQNGDQLRTARLCSEGICVEALTPLCFKSDTEASEANGYDAVNEWTLQLLRIRHLGNAEQRLQALLALLVNRLGRRCGDWCQLPFRLTHERIGELIGSTRVTSTRLISRLRSADLLLVPTGETTISLAPEFVEAAPLTL, encoded by the coding sequence ATGAACTACAGGTTTCTCCCTGATGGTCCCGTTCCAAAAGTAAGGATGACACCAGGTCAAACAGTACTAATAGACCCTTCAGCAAGGTCAGAAGGTTCCTGTCTAGAAGTTCTTGATGGAATAGCGAGAGTTTATTGTCCTTGTGAGGAAACTGAAGGAATGACATTGGCCTTTCTTCAAAATGGAGATCAATTAAGAACAGCTAGATTGTGCAGTGAAGGAATATGCGTAGAAGCTCTAACTCCACTTTGCTTTAAAAGTGACACTGAAGCTTCTGAGGCAAATGGCTATGACGCAGTTAACGAATGGACACTTCAGTTATTAAGAATTAGACATTTAGGTAATGCTGAACAAAGACTTCAAGCTTTATTAGCATTATTAGTCAATAGATTGGGCAGAAGATGCGGTGACTGGTGTCAGTTACCTTTTCGTCTTACTCACGAACGTATTGGGGAGTTAATTGGCTCAACAAGAGTCACATCAACAAGGTTAATCAGTCGCCTTAGATCAGCAGATCTTTTATTAGTCCCTACAGGTGAAACAACAATAAGCTTGGCTCCTGAATTTGTAGAAGCAGCTCCTTTAACCCTTTAA